A window from Vulcanimicrobium alpinum encodes these proteins:
- a CDS encoding TlpA disulfide reductase family protein yields the protein MNRFVLGAALAVLALTGSLAAQAAPLPGPVVGAPAPEFALTTIDGKRVRLADYRGRTLVVNVWGSWCPPCRLETSDLNAEAAAQAAHGVAFLGVDTTEPVATVRAFVAAKAIVYPQAATDEAGEFVRAYGIRNFPTTLVIDPQGILRARHADNVLPRAQLHAYIVAAQAWKSAPLTSAFQTQLDALLAPASYPFAGDPAAVRSAAARAAAAIAQAENALDDAMDDTSRDHDLIKTHEEEETLRAAAIAALAPVAVSDADRALLARLRGDEASALGDWKAADAAYAQALRLAPGDLDALAADAYAVSQLGDPARAVAIDAQLAAKKPSYYAFAGLGRAQADAGDVAAAEVSFDRAQTLAAMPAQLAWTNLYYGRMEAKAQNPAKARAAFARALAAAQTIPSNDPRAAWYAEQAQEGMIALGILPGAATALSLAPWTGPDLPGSVASTIKYRLAVTGKPGANVALAAGGLPPHWIGSFCSDRVCAPFRTSVIVPAGGVKIVEFQVVPLGPAKVSTISVHVDASEHRKRVASAVAEVRV from the coding sequence ATGAACCGCTTCGTCCTCGGCGCCGCGCTCGCGGTGCTCGCGCTCACCGGATCGCTTGCCGCGCAGGCTGCCCCCCTCCCCGGTCCGGTCGTCGGGGCGCCGGCGCCCGAATTCGCGCTCACGACGATCGACGGGAAACGCGTCCGGCTCGCGGACTATCGCGGCAGGACGCTGGTCGTGAACGTCTGGGGTTCGTGGTGCCCGCCGTGCCGGCTCGAGACGTCCGACCTGAACGCCGAGGCCGCCGCGCAGGCCGCGCACGGCGTCGCGTTCCTCGGCGTCGACACGACCGAACCCGTGGCAACCGTCCGCGCGTTCGTCGCCGCGAAGGCGATCGTCTACCCGCAGGCCGCGACCGACGAAGCCGGCGAGTTCGTGCGCGCGTACGGCATTCGCAACTTTCCGACCACGCTGGTCATCGATCCGCAGGGCATCCTGCGGGCGCGGCACGCCGACAACGTCCTCCCGCGCGCGCAACTGCACGCGTACATCGTCGCCGCGCAGGCGTGGAAGAGCGCTCCGCTGACGAGCGCGTTCCAAACACAGCTCGACGCACTGCTCGCCCCCGCGTCGTATCCGTTCGCCGGCGATCCGGCGGCCGTGCGTTCCGCGGCGGCGCGCGCGGCGGCGGCGATCGCGCAGGCGGAGAACGCGCTCGACGACGCGATGGACGATACCTCGCGCGACCACGATCTGATCAAGACGCACGAAGAAGAAGAGACGCTGCGCGCCGCCGCCATCGCCGCGCTGGCGCCGGTCGCCGTGTCTGACGCAGATCGCGCCCTGCTGGCGCGGCTGCGCGGCGACGAAGCGTCGGCGCTGGGCGATTGGAAGGCCGCCGACGCGGCATACGCGCAGGCGCTGCGGCTCGCGCCCGGCGACCTCGACGCGCTCGCCGCCGACGCGTACGCCGTCTCGCAGCTCGGCGATCCGGCGCGCGCCGTCGCGATCGACGCGCAGCTCGCGGCGAAGAAGCCGTCGTACTATGCGTTCGCCGGGCTCGGCCGCGCACAGGCAGACGCCGGCGACGTCGCCGCCGCGGAGGTCTCGTTCGACCGCGCGCAAACGCTTGCCGCGATGCCGGCACAGCTCGCGTGGACGAACCTCTACTACGGCCGGATGGAGGCGAAAGCGCAGAACCCCGCCAAAGCGCGCGCCGCCTTCGCGCGCGCCCTGGCCGCCGCGCAGACAATCCCCTCGAACGACCCGCGCGCAGCGTGGTACGCGGAGCAGGCGCAGGAAGGGATGATCGCGCTGGGGATCCTGCCGGGCGCGGCGACTGCGCTCTCGCTCGCTCCCTGGACAGGCCCCGATCTCCCGGGTTCGGTCGCGAGCACGATCAAATACCGGCTCGCCGTCACCGGGAAGCCGGGCGCGAACGTTGCGCTCGCAGCCGGCGGCTTGCCGCCGCATTGGATCGGCTCGTTCTGCTCGGACCGCGTCTGCGCGCCGTTCCGCACCTCGGTGATCGTCCCGGCGGGCGGCGTGAAGATCGTCGAGTTTCAAGTCGTTCCGCTCGGTCCCGCGAAGGTCTCGACGATCAGCGTGCACGTCGACGCATCGGAACACCGCAAGCGCGTGGCGAGCGCCGTCGCGGAGGTACGGGTCTGA